Proteins from a genomic interval of Litorilinea aerophila:
- the hisF gene encoding imidazole glycerol phosphate synthase subunit HisF: MLAKRIIPCLDVKDGRVVKGVNFVDLVDAGDPVEQAQVYDREGADELVFLDITATHEARDIVIDMVRRVADTVFIPFTVGGGIRTVDDMRAILLAGADKVSINSAAVRNPDVIGEAARRFGSQCIVVAIDARRRHGEEVAARGPGWDVYVSGGRINTGLDAVAWAVEAERRGAGEILLTSMDGDGTQAGYDIELTRAVSDAVSIPVIASGGAGKLEHFSAVLTEGGAAAALAASLFHFRQLSIMAIKEHLRQHQVPVRIPPANLVDPTAPLT; encoded by the coding sequence ATGCTAGCCAAACGTATCATCCCCTGCCTGGACGTCAAGGACGGCCGGGTGGTCAAAGGGGTCAACTTTGTGGATCTGGTAGACGCCGGCGATCCGGTGGAGCAGGCCCAGGTCTATGACCGGGAAGGGGCCGATGAACTGGTCTTTCTGGACATCACCGCCACCCACGAAGCCCGGGACATTGTCATCGACATGGTGCGGCGGGTGGCCGACACGGTCTTCATCCCCTTCACCGTGGGCGGCGGCATCCGCACGGTGGACGACATGCGGGCCATCCTGCTGGCCGGGGCTGACAAGGTCAGCATCAACAGCGCGGCGGTTCGCAATCCCGACGTGATCGGCGAGGCGGCCCGGCGCTTCGGCAGCCAGTGCATTGTGGTGGCCATCGACGCCCGACGGCGCCACGGCGAGGAGGTGGCCGCCCGGGGGCCGGGCTGGGACGTCTACGTCAGCGGCGGGCGCATCAACACCGGCCTGGACGCGGTGGCCTGGGCGGTGGAGGCCGAACGCCGGGGCGCGGGTGAGATCCTCCTCACCTCCATGGACGGCGACGGCACCCAGGCCGGCTACGACATCGAGCTGACCCGGGCGGTCAGCGATGCGGTGAGCATCCCGGTGATTGCCAGCGGTGGCGCCGGCAAGCTGGAGCACTTCTCCGCCGTGTTGACCGAAGGTGGCGCTGCGGCCGCGCTGGCCGCCAGTCTCTTCCACTTCCGCCAGCTCAGCATCATGGCCATCAAGGAACACCTGCGCCAGCATCAGGTGCCCGTGCGCATCCCCCCGGCCAACCTGGTGGACCCAACTGCCCCACTCACCTGA
- a CDS encoding HisA/HisF-related TIM barrel protein, which yields MIIYPAIDLRHGRCVRLRQGNPDAETVFGEDPAQMARHWAAQGAEWLHVVNLDGALGATRAQINALHRPATILIQHPGRPEPEPPDAELDRQLPINLVRLREIRQAVSLPIQFGGGLRTLDDIRLALELGADRVVLGTVAVENPRLVAEALKRWGAQRIVVGIDARDGKVATHGWQSLSDVDAVELGHQMHALGVRTVVYTDISRDGMLSGVNVKATARLGDMTGLRVIASGGVAGLEDIERLKAYEHYNIDGVIVGQALYTGRLDLAQAIEVSQRPLACHSAGIVPYRQGRQGPEFLLLFNLFFEQWQFPRGRLDKGEGGPACAGRKFVQETGLPIVRLHEECQVELQYTVSIRDYAIERKVTYYLAEVGPGDVQLSHENHCEARWLTADEAWELLAETAPEQLSALDAAIQFLQQHGRS from the coding sequence ATGATTATCTATCCGGCAATTGACCTTCGACATGGCCGCTGTGTGCGGCTAAGGCAGGGAAATCCCGACGCTGAAACCGTCTTTGGCGAAGATCCTGCCCAGATGGCCCGACACTGGGCTGCCCAGGGAGCCGAATGGCTCCACGTCGTCAACCTGGACGGGGCACTGGGGGCGACCCGGGCTCAGATCAACGCCCTCCACCGTCCTGCTACCATCCTCATCCAACACCCTGGCCGCCCTGAACCCGAGCCGCCCGACGCGGAGCTGGACCGCCAGTTGCCCATCAACCTGGTCCGGCTGCGGGAAATCCGCCAGGCGGTCTCCCTGCCCATCCAGTTTGGCGGCGGCCTGCGCACCCTGGATGACATCCGCCTGGCCCTGGAGTTGGGCGCGGATCGGGTGGTGCTGGGCACCGTGGCGGTGGAAAATCCCCGCCTGGTCGCGGAAGCCCTCAAGCGATGGGGCGCCCAGCGCATCGTGGTGGGCATCGATGCCCGGGACGGCAAAGTGGCCACCCACGGCTGGCAGTCCCTCAGCGATGTGGATGCCGTGGAACTGGGCCATCAGATGCATGCTCTGGGCGTCCGCACCGTGGTCTACACCGACATCAGCCGGGACGGCATGCTCAGCGGGGTGAATGTCAAGGCCACTGCCCGGTTGGGGGACATGACCGGCCTGCGGGTGATCGCCAGCGGGGGCGTGGCCGGCCTGGAGGACATCGAGCGTCTGAAGGCATACGAGCATTACAACATCGACGGGGTCATCGTGGGCCAGGCCCTGTACACCGGCCGCCTGGACCTGGCCCAGGCCATCGAGGTAAGCCAGCGACCCCTGGCCTGCCACAGCGCCGGTATCGTGCCCTATCGCCAGGGGCGCCAGGGGCCCGAGTTCCTCTTGCTTTTCAACCTTTTCTTCGAACAATGGCAATTTCCCCGGGGGCGGCTGGACAAGGGCGAGGGCGGCCCCGCCTGTGCAGGGCGGAAGTTCGTCCAGGAGACGGGGCTCCCCATCGTGCGCCTGCACGAGGAGTGCCAGGTGGAGCTCCAGTACACCGTCTCCATCCGGGATTACGCCATCGAGCGCAAAGTCACCTACTATCTGGCCGAAGTGGGCCCTGGCGACGTCCAGCTCAGCCACGAGAACCACTGTGAAGCCCGCTGGCTCACCGCCGACGAGGCGTGGGAACTCCTGGCGGAGACGGCGCCGGAACAGCTCTCGGCCCTGGATGCAGCCATCCAATTCCTGCAACAACACGGGCGATCCTGA
- a CDS encoding MBL fold metallo-hydrolase encodes MAQLALEFLGTGGAFRTPRPGCQCALCQGAREHGIPWERTGPSLFVHGPDVLIDTPEESCLQVDRSRIRHIAAGFYSHWHPDHTAGRRMYETRNWDALRWPPQNTCTPIYLPPQVAADFETYLGLAENFRYLESRGLVKVHPFDGPLTLGGWQVTAFPLAESYVYAFLFQELDGHRRVLIAMDELLGWTPPPALAGVELAVLPAGVFEFHPLTGRRLIPADHPVLQTEATFRQTLAMVEQLRPQRLIFAHLEEPFGLTPPELERLAEDLGRQRGWDVTFAYDTLMVEL; translated from the coding sequence ATGGCCCAACTGGCCCTTGAATTTCTGGGCACCGGAGGCGCCTTCCGGACGCCCCGCCCCGGCTGTCAATGCGCCCTCTGTCAGGGCGCGCGGGAGCACGGTATCCCCTGGGAACGCACGGGGCCCAGTCTCTTCGTCCATGGCCCGGATGTACTCATCGACACGCCGGAGGAGAGCTGCCTCCAGGTGGACCGTTCCCGCATTCGCCACATCGCCGCCGGCTTCTACAGCCACTGGCACCCGGACCACACCGCGGGGCGGCGCATGTACGAAACCCGCAACTGGGACGCGCTGCGCTGGCCTCCCCAAAACACCTGCACGCCCATCTACCTCCCCCCCCAGGTAGCGGCTGACTTTGAAACCTATCTGGGCCTGGCGGAGAATTTCCGCTATCTGGAAAGCCGCGGCCTGGTGAAGGTTCATCCCTTCGATGGCCCTCTGACCCTGGGCGGCTGGCAGGTCACCGCCTTCCCGCTGGCTGAATCCTATGTCTACGCCTTTCTCTTCCAGGAGCTGGACGGCCACCGCCGTGTCCTCATCGCCATGGATGAGCTGCTGGGCTGGACACCTCCGCCGGCGCTGGCCGGGGTGGAGCTGGCCGTGCTCCCTGCGGGCGTCTTCGAGTTCCATCCCCTCACCGGGCGTCGGCTGATTCCTGCCGACCATCCGGTCCTGCAGACTGAAGCCACCTTCCGGCAGACCCTGGCCATGGTGGAGCAGCTCCGCCCCCAGCGCCTGATCTTCGCCCACCTGGAGGAACCCTTCGGCCTGACGCCGCCAGAATTGGAGCGCCTGGCCGAAGATCTTGGCCGCCAACGGGGATGGGATGTTACGTTCGCCTATGATACCCTTATGGTAGAGTTATGA
- the hisH gene encoding imidazole glycerol phosphate synthase subunit HisH: MIAIIDYGVGNLRSVYKAFETVAVPLGIPVDIVDRPTDLTRWRAIVLPGQGAFGDSVNNLRAQGLEQPLLDAVDAGLPLLGICVGMQLLFDESEEMGCHEGLHLIPGKVRRFPDQMPDPGSPGRTLRVPQIGWNQLHRRQENPLLAGVPDGAYAYFAHSYFCDATDPEAVLATTDYGIDYPSIVRYKNAWGIQPHPEKSHTVGLRILANFMRMVTG, encoded by the coding sequence ATGATCGCGATTATTGACTATGGCGTGGGCAACCTGCGCAGCGTCTACAAAGCCTTTGAGACGGTGGCGGTTCCCCTGGGTATCCCCGTGGACATTGTGGATCGCCCCACGGATCTGACCCGCTGGCGGGCCATCGTCCTGCCCGGCCAGGGCGCCTTCGGCGACAGCGTCAACAACCTGCGCGCCCAGGGGCTAGAGCAGCCCCTGCTGGACGCAGTGGATGCTGGCCTTCCCCTGCTGGGCATCTGCGTGGGCATGCAGCTGCTCTTCGACGAAAGCGAGGAGATGGGCTGTCACGAAGGGCTGCACCTCATCCCAGGCAAGGTCCGGCGCTTCCCCGACCAGATGCCCGATCCCGGCAGCCCCGGCCGGACGTTGCGGGTCCCCCAGATCGGCTGGAATCAGCTCCATCGCCGCCAGGAGAACCCCCTGCTGGCCGGCGTGCCCGATGGTGCCTATGCCTACTTCGCCCACAGCTACTTCTGTGATGCCACGGACCCAGAGGCCGTGCTGGCCACCACCGACTATGGCATCGACTACCCCAGCATCGTGCGCTACAAGAACGCGTGGGGTATCCAGCCCCACCCGGAGAAGAGCCACACCGTTGGCCTGCGTATTTTGGCCAACTTCATGCGCATGGTGACGGGCTGA
- a CDS encoding DUF402 domain-containing protein has protein sequence MQEKMDGHPVITSGAWRTNPSLIDYRAEWLSEVLVERATWAPTAEPQHVGDTQIAGPGYIWFRFWFLEDGQVMEKYFDAEGNPVGVYVPVCMPLDRENSTLSTQDLILALWIEPDGRVTVLNEEEFDARATAGELTPVQVEHAEYRIRELTTAIGQNRFPPALVRNFAITVK, from the coding sequence GTGCAGGAAAAAATGGATGGACACCCGGTGATTACCAGCGGCGCCTGGCGCACGAACCCTTCCCTGATCGACTACCGCGCCGAGTGGTTGAGCGAGGTCCTGGTGGAGCGCGCCACCTGGGCCCCCACTGCCGAACCCCAACACGTGGGCGACACCCAGATTGCCGGCCCCGGCTACATCTGGTTTCGCTTCTGGTTTTTGGAAGATGGCCAGGTGATGGAGAAATATTTCGATGCCGAGGGCAACCCCGTGGGCGTCTATGTGCCTGTCTGCATGCCCCTGGATCGGGAAAACTCCACCCTTTCCACCCAAGACCTGATCCTCGCCCTTTGGATCGAGCCGGATGGCCGTGTGACGGTGCTGAACGAAGAAGAGTTCGATGCCAGGGCCACGGCGGGCGAGCTCACGCCGGTCCAGGTGGAGCACGCCGAGTACCGCATTCGGGAGCTCACCACGGCCATTGGCCAGAACCGATTTCCCCCGGCCCTGGTCCGCAACTTTGCCATTACGGTCAAGTGA
- a CDS encoding carbon-nitrogen hydrolase family protein codes for MPREITVALVQMAPALANPEANLRKMGDFVEHICSEQQTDLIVFPELSYTGTELGLRATDLAERVPGHATNYLAKRASDYGTHIVFGMVIKEKVESILYNGVVCLGPEGDVAAEYRKVHLLGEERQVYRNGFRFVNVDAEWGRFGLSIGHDLAFPEVARSLTLEGAELILVCANWEEEMAASWRAHIISRACENAVFVAAANRVGQEPTMRFAGDSILVGPKGEIYTVLDEPIEGYAVATIDLDEVRHVREDRQLIQFREPAAYRAVVKKY; via the coding sequence ATGCCAAGAGAGATCACCGTCGCCCTGGTTCAGATGGCGCCGGCGCTGGCCAACCCCGAGGCCAATCTGCGCAAGATGGGCGATTTTGTCGAACACATCTGCAGCGAACAGCAGACCGATCTGATCGTCTTTCCGGAGCTCAGCTACACCGGCACGGAGCTGGGCCTGCGGGCGACGGACCTGGCGGAGCGGGTCCCCGGGCATGCCACCAACTACCTGGCCAAACGGGCCAGCGACTACGGCACCCATATCGTCTTCGGCATGGTCATCAAAGAAAAGGTGGAGAGCATCCTCTACAACGGCGTGGTCTGCCTGGGGCCAGAAGGAGATGTGGCCGCGGAGTATCGCAAGGTCCATCTGCTGGGCGAAGAGCGGCAGGTGTATCGCAACGGCTTCCGCTTCGTCAATGTGGATGCCGAATGGGGACGCTTTGGCCTCTCCATCGGCCATGACCTGGCCTTTCCCGAGGTGGCCCGCAGCCTGACCCTGGAAGGGGCAGAGCTGATCCTGGTCTGCGCCAACTGGGAGGAGGAGATGGCCGCTTCCTGGCGGGCCCACATCATCAGCCGGGCATGCGAGAATGCGGTCTTCGTGGCTGCCGCCAACCGGGTGGGCCAGGAGCCCACCATGCGCTTCGCCGGCGACAGCATCCTGGTCGGCCCCAAGGGCGAGATCTACACCGTGTTGGACGAGCCCATCGAGGGCTACGCGGTGGCCACCATCGACCTGGATGAGGTGCGCCACGTGCGCGAGGACCGGCAGCTGATCCAGTTTCGGGAACCTGCGGCCTATCGGGCCGTCGTCAAAAAGTATTAA
- the lspA gene encoding signal peptidase II — MDRVQNWFQRAWLVLAVAAVVIALDQITKMWVRATIPKFTYVVPIPALGEYFVFEHVDNYGAAFGILQNRGNLFILVAAVVAIAILVYVQQVPQEQRFLRILFGLQLGGALGNVIDRLYQGYVTDFIKMGIPGVYYWPNYNIADSAIVLGVIGLGIYVLREDWGRSRPQTTHDEGGEAASAAGSTGGSSTEASG; from the coding sequence ATGGACAGGGTACAAAACTGGTTTCAACGGGCCTGGCTGGTGTTGGCCGTAGCGGCGGTGGTTATCGCCCTGGATCAGATCACCAAGATGTGGGTGCGAGCGACCATCCCCAAATTCACCTATGTGGTGCCGATCCCGGCCTTGGGTGAATATTTCGTTTTCGAGCACGTGGATAACTACGGCGCCGCTTTCGGCATCCTTCAGAACAGGGGAAATCTCTTCATCCTGGTGGCCGCAGTGGTTGCCATCGCGATTCTGGTCTACGTACAACAGGTTCCCCAGGAACAGCGGTTCCTGCGGATACTCTTTGGCCTCCAGTTGGGCGGCGCATTGGGCAACGTGATCGACCGGCTTTACCAGGGCTACGTCACCGACTTCATCAAGATGGGCATCCCTGGCGTTTACTACTGGCCCAACTACAACATCGCGGACAGCGCCATCGTCCTGGGCGTGATCGGCCTGGGGATCTACGTCCTGCGGGAAGATTGGGGCCGCTCTCGCCCCCAAACCACCCACGACGAGGGCGGAGAGGCAGCTTCGGCCGCCGGCTCAACCGGCGGCTCATCCACAGAGGCATCTGGATGA
- a CDS encoding RluA family pseudouridine synthase: MDDALAPGEEAAGAGKVIQLQVDHEGDGQRLDRWLAAQMPGHSRSEIQRWIKEGRVTVDGRAAKASQAVESGQVVQVQRLAELKPLEKLVPQALPLDIVYEDADLLAINKPAGLVVHPAPGHPDRTLVNAVLHHCPELQGIGDERRPGIVHRLDKDTSGLILVAKSLPALRALQKQFKERQVEKEYLALVEGVLDPPRGRIVAPIGRHPTHRKRQAVLPPDAFGQTAGREAITEYEVLGVYTAPVQDGSARGNFSLVRVHLHTGRTHQIRVHFAWRKHPIVGDTLYGYRKQRLPLDRMFLHAYRLKFRLPGNGQEIELRAELPPELQELLSQLEQAR, from the coding sequence ATGGACGACGCCCTGGCGCCAGGAGAAGAGGCCGCAGGGGCCGGTAAAGTCATTCAGCTGCAGGTAGACCACGAGGGAGACGGTCAGCGGTTGGACCGGTGGCTGGCGGCCCAGATGCCGGGACACAGCCGGAGCGAAATTCAGCGGTGGATCAAAGAGGGGCGGGTGACGGTGGATGGTCGGGCCGCCAAAGCCAGCCAGGCGGTGGAATCGGGGCAGGTGGTCCAGGTGCAGCGGCTCGCCGAGCTGAAGCCGCTAGAAAAACTCGTTCCCCAGGCGCTCCCCCTGGATATTGTCTACGAAGACGCCGATCTGCTGGCCATCAACAAACCGGCCGGCCTGGTGGTCCACCCGGCGCCAGGCCACCCGGACCGTACCCTGGTGAACGCGGTGCTCCACCATTGTCCAGAGTTGCAGGGCATCGGCGATGAGCGGCGACCGGGCATTGTCCACCGGCTGGACAAAGACACATCAGGGCTGATCCTGGTGGCCAAATCTCTCCCGGCACTGCGTGCCCTACAGAAACAATTCAAGGAGCGCCAGGTGGAGAAAGAGTACCTGGCGCTGGTGGAAGGGGTGCTGGATCCACCCCGAGGACGGATTGTGGCACCCATCGGCCGTCATCCAACCCACCGGAAACGGCAGGCCGTGCTGCCGCCGGATGCCTTCGGACAGACCGCGGGGCGGGAAGCCATCACCGAGTACGAAGTGTTGGGTGTGTACACGGCACCGGTCCAGGATGGCAGCGCCAGGGGAAACTTCAGCCTGGTCCGGGTACATCTCCACACCGGCCGCACCCACCAGATCCGCGTCCACTTCGCCTGGCGAAAACATCCCATTGTCGGCGACACCCTCTACGGCTACCGGAAACAGCGGTTGCCTTTGGACCGCATGTTTCTCCACGCCTATCGGCTGAAATTCAGGCTGCCGGGCAACGGCCAGGAGATCGAACTTCGAGCCGAGTTGCCCCCCGAACTGCAAGAACTCCTCAGCCAATTGGAGCAGGCCCGTTAA
- a CDS encoding response regulator: MITVFLADDHTMMRDGLRHILEAEADMKVVGEAADGLAALEEVTRLRPDVVIMDIRMPELGGIEATWQIRTACPSAQVVILSMHASAQYIYRALQAGALGYVLKESAGSELIKAVRAAHRGERHLSRKISNELIEEYLRRGNKEVDDPLAPLSARERQVLQLVVRGNTNAKIAELLHLSPKSVATYRSRMMMKLGISDLPSLVKFAMQHGLLLDP, encoded by the coding sequence ATGATCACCGTCTTTTTAGCCGATGATCATACCATGATGCGAGATGGCCTGCGCCACATTCTGGAGGCGGAGGCGGACATGAAAGTGGTGGGGGAGGCAGCCGATGGGCTGGCGGCCCTGGAGGAGGTAACCCGGCTGCGCCCGGATGTGGTGATCATGGATATCCGCATGCCGGAGCTGGGCGGCATCGAGGCCACCTGGCAGATCCGTACAGCCTGTCCCTCGGCCCAGGTGGTCATTTTGTCCATGCACGCCAGCGCTCAATACATCTATCGGGCCCTGCAGGCCGGCGCCCTGGGCTATGTCTTGAAAGAATCGGCAGGCTCCGAGCTGATCAAGGCGGTACGGGCGGCCCATCGGGGCGAACGGCACCTCAGCCGCAAGATTTCCAATGAGCTCATCGAGGAGTATTTGCGAAGGGGCAACAAGGAGGTTGACGATCCCCTGGCGCCCCTCAGCGCCAGAGAGCGGCAGGTGCTCCAGTTGGTGGTCCGGGGGAACACCAACGCCAAGATCGCCGAGTTGTTGCACCTTTCGCCCAAGAGTGTGGCCACTTACCGCAGCCGCATGATGATGAAGCTCGGCATCAGCGATCTCCCCTCGCTGGTCAAATTTGCCATGCAACATGGCCTCCTGTTGGATCCCTGA
- a CDS encoding PAS domain-containing sensor histidine kinase, with product MMIFGLAIVLLASLLFSQRSTIVLIAANTLGCLAVAWLFPLPHPFQQLFLLTLGAYVIVAGLIVLSVWHRRLLEQDRQAVVRASEARLRALMDALPDMVAHLSAQGELLSVRIPEHFGVHNGYAVRPPGPALAEELRARLESGVQQALQGHELKTQEFDLPLAGRVLTCEARFSRLNSQEVLAAIRDITERKQAEAQNMQLLREVSEHREQLRQLAQRLSEVQEAERRRLANELHDQVGQNLGALGLNLSIIRGQVQNHCPEDSPLVKRLSDSMELVEQITERIRNVMSELRPMVLDDYGLVDGLEWYAGRLAVRSGLRTHVSQEGILPELPDTVVNGLFRIAQEALANVVRHAEAQQVTIQIEGDPGQVCMTITDDGCGFQPRRGSRESGENGWGLLIMQERAVAIGGQVEIRSTPGHGTQVKVTIPLKGEHP from the coding sequence ATGATGATATTTGGATTGGCCATCGTCCTGCTCGCCAGCCTGCTTTTTTCCCAACGCTCGACCATTGTCCTTATCGCCGCCAACACGCTAGGGTGCCTGGCGGTGGCCTGGCTTTTCCCCTTGCCCCACCCCTTCCAACAGCTTTTCCTCTTGACCCTGGGGGCCTACGTCATCGTGGCCGGCTTGATCGTGCTGTCGGTCTGGCATCGGCGGCTCCTGGAGCAGGACCGCCAGGCCGTCGTCCGGGCCAGCGAAGCCCGCCTGCGGGCCCTGATGGACGCGCTGCCGGACATGGTGGCCCATCTCTCGGCCCAGGGGGAGCTCCTCAGTGTACGGATCCCTGAACATTTCGGCGTCCACAACGGGTACGCTGTCCGTCCGCCCGGGCCGGCGTTGGCGGAAGAACTGCGCGCCCGGCTAGAGTCCGGCGTGCAACAGGCGTTGCAGGGACATGAGTTGAAAACCCAAGAGTTCGACCTGCCCCTGGCCGGCCGAGTCCTCACTTGCGAAGCCCGCTTCTCCCGTCTGAACAGCCAGGAAGTGCTGGCAGCCATTCGGGACATCACCGAGCGTAAGCAGGCGGAAGCCCAGAACATGCAGCTGCTCCGGGAAGTGAGTGAGCATCGGGAACAACTGCGCCAGCTTGCCCAACGCCTATCCGAAGTTCAGGAGGCCGAAAGGCGGCGTTTGGCCAATGAGCTGCACGACCAGGTGGGCCAGAACCTGGGCGCCCTGGGGCTCAACTTGAGTATCATCCGAGGCCAGGTTCAGAACCATTGTCCAGAGGACTCTCCCCTGGTGAAGCGGCTCTCTGATTCCATGGAGCTGGTGGAGCAGATCACCGAGCGCATTCGCAACGTCATGTCGGAACTCCGGCCCATGGTGCTGGACGACTACGGTCTGGTGGACGGCCTGGAGTGGTATGCCGGTCGCCTGGCCGTGCGCTCTGGGTTGCGTACCCATGTCTCCCAGGAGGGCATCCTGCCCGAGTTGCCGGACACCGTGGTCAACGGTCTCTTCCGCATCGCCCAGGAGGCCCTGGCCAACGTGGTACGCCATGCCGAGGCCCAGCAGGTGACCATCCAGATTGAGGGCGATCCCGGGCAGGTCTGCATGACCATCACCGATGATGGCTGCGGCTTTCAGCCCCGGCGGGGAAGCCGCGAAAGTGGGGAGAATGGCTGGGGACTTCTGATCATGCAGGAGCGGGCAGTGGCCATCGGGGGACAGGTGGAGATCCGGTCGACCCCAGGCCATGGCACCCAGGTGAAGGTCACTATTCCGTTGAAAGGGGAGCACCCATGA